Proteins encoded within one genomic window of Chitinophaga parva:
- a CDS encoding AraC family transcriptional regulator produces the protein MATPLILEDAAGMVFLKAKGVPYALYRQQYESSRRSVFLAQHKFIFIIRGEKHLHLPDQDIIVRGNDVLLLKRGQYAMSDCIPDDTYYEALIIFFDDNFLQKFFRQYGAEHAHLQAPPSDHHVVLFTQNPLLHSFREQYKQYFETVLENPEPLLQLKLQELFLLLLAGPQKEAVWSYVKSVVQQQPADIEYIVRHHLLQPLTIEELAQLSGRSLASFKRDFQQRYQCPPKKWINEQRLAHAHMLLNNSNKNVSEIALECGFENVPHFIRIFKTHYGCTPNAVRTKKAIM, from the coding sequence ATGGCAACACCACTGATACTCGAAGATGCGGCAGGCATGGTCTTTCTCAAGGCCAAAGGCGTGCCCTATGCCCTGTACCGCCAGCAGTATGAAAGCAGCCGCCGTAGCGTATTCCTGGCCCAGCACAAGTTTATTTTTATCATCCGCGGGGAGAAGCACCTGCACCTGCCGGACCAGGATATTATTGTGCGGGGCAATGATGTATTGCTGCTCAAGCGCGGGCAGTATGCCATGTCTGATTGCATCCCGGACGATACCTATTATGAAGCGCTGATCATCTTTTTTGACGATAACTTCCTGCAGAAATTCTTCCGCCAGTATGGTGCGGAACATGCACATTTGCAGGCGCCCCCGTCGGACCACCACGTGGTGCTCTTCACCCAAAACCCGCTCCTGCACAGCTTCCGTGAGCAATACAAACAATACTTTGAAACCGTGCTGGAAAATCCTGAGCCCCTGCTGCAACTGAAACTGCAGGAGTTATTCCTGCTGCTGCTGGCCGGTCCGCAAAAGGAAGCGGTGTGGAGTTATGTAAAAAGCGTGGTGCAGCAACAGCCGGCAGACATTGAATACATTGTGCGCCACCACTTGCTACAGCCCCTTACCATTGAAGAACTGGCGCAGCTTTCCGGGCGCAGCCTGGCTTCTTTTAAACGGGACTTCCAGCAGCGCTACCAGTGCCCGCCCAAGAAATGGATCAATGAGCAAAGACTGGCGCATGCACACATGCTCCTGAACAACAGTAATAAAAATGTATCGGAAATAGCACTGGAATGCGGTTTTGAAAACGTGCCCCACTTCATCCGCATCTTCAAGACCCACTACGGGTGCACGCCCAACGCCGTGCGCACTAAAAAAGCAATTATGTGA
- a CDS encoding LD-carboxypeptidase, giving the protein MNRKHFLSGLFGLGASLPWWPVRAAGQAAHTEAHWPQAAPPLQPALAAGPIPPYLKPGDLIGITCPAGYISRVDIMPAVQLMQQWGFRIRMGKTVDARDYSFGGTDPLRCADLQAMLDDPDIKAIMCARGGYGAARIVDGLDFTKFRRRPKWVIGFSDITVLHCHISRHFSIATLHSKMCNSFPDDFRKAEPIVQETIESIRQALTGQRMHYSADADANNRNGTASGVLTGGNLSMIQSVMATDSEIDTQGKILFLEEVGEYLYSLDRMFNNLQRARKLDNLAGLVIGGFNRLKSDDPGEEFGRTVYDIVMEKVKDKHYPVCFNFPVGHQKNNFALKCGVMHRLQVSPTGVLLDEIE; this is encoded by the coding sequence ATGAACCGCAAGCATTTTTTATCAGGCTTATTCGGATTGGGCGCCAGCCTGCCCTGGTGGCCGGTCCGGGCAGCCGGGCAGGCTGCGCACACGGAGGCACATTGGCCGCAGGCCGCCCCCCCTTTGCAACCTGCATTGGCCGCAGGCCCCATCCCTCCATACCTGAAACCGGGCGATCTCATCGGCATTACCTGCCCGGCAGGTTATATCAGCCGCGTGGACATAATGCCCGCCGTACAGCTGATGCAGCAATGGGGTTTCAGGATCCGTATGGGCAAAACCGTGGATGCCCGTGATTACTCCTTTGGCGGCACGGACCCGTTGCGCTGTGCAGACCTGCAGGCCATGCTGGACGATCCGGACATCAAGGCCATCATGTGCGCCCGCGGGGGCTACGGGGCGGCGCGCATTGTGGATGGGCTGGACTTCACCAAATTCCGGCGCAGGCCCAAATGGGTCATTGGATTCAGCGATATTACGGTGCTGCATTGCCACATCAGCCGGCATTTCAGCATTGCCACCCTGCACTCCAAGATGTGCAACAGTTTCCCGGACGATTTCCGCAAGGCTGAGCCCATTGTGCAGGAAACCATTGAATCCATCCGCCAGGCACTCACCGGCCAGCGCATGCACTACAGCGCCGATGCAGACGCCAATAACCGCAACGGTACCGCCAGCGGCGTGCTCACCGGTGGCAACCTGTCTATGATACAAAGCGTAATGGCCACCGATTCCGAAATAGATACGCAAGGCAAGATCCTTTTCCTGGAAGAAGTGGGTGAATACCTGTACAGCCTGGACCGCATGTTCAACAACCTGCAGCGCGCCAGGAAGCTGGATAACCTGGCAGGCCTGGTCATTGGCGGCTTTAACCGCCTGAAGTCCGATGACCCCGGGGAAGAATTTGGCAGGACCGTATACGATATTGTAATGGAAAAGGTGAAGGACAAACACTACCCCGTGTGCTTCAATTTCCCGGTTGGCCACCAAAAGAATAACTTTGCCCTGAAATGCGGCGTCATGCACCGTTTGCAGGTGAGCCCCACGGGGGTACTGCTGGATGAAATTGAATGA